A genomic segment from Nodularia sphaerocarpa UHCC 0038 encodes:
- a CDS encoding type I polyketide synthase, whose protein sequence is MSAYSIDTALAELESLIKSVEKTLIRSIDEKKLHKEKPMSVNKINRRLEQNPIAIVGMASLLPQARNLREYWQNIVNKIDCITDIPATHWSVEDYYDPNPRTPEDKTYCKRGGFIPEIDFNPMEFGIPPSILEVTDISQLLSLVIAKEAMEDAGYGESREFSREKIGVILGVAMAKQLGMPLSARLEYPVWEKALKSSGISDQDTQKIIEKIKSAYIKWDENAFPGMLANVVAGRIANRLNFGGTNCVVDAACASSFGALKMAISELVEHRADMMLTGGVDTDNTIMAYISFSKTPAVSPSENAKPFDAKSDGMLLGEGVCMYVLKRLEDAERDNDKIYAVIKGIGTSSDGRYKSIYAPRKEGQVKALERAYDDAGFSPATVGLMEAHGTGTMAGDPIEFGSLKDFFSQHDSQRQHIALGSVKSQIGHTKAAAGAASLIKTALALHHKVLPATINITEPNPKLDIKNSSFYLNTQTRPWIRAEGEAPRRAGVSSFGFGGTNYHVVLEEYDTAENLPYRLHSTAREVLLFANNPAQLLRKCEETLGKLQAEGGERHFAALVQECQSVEIPQVAARVGFVAENLQEACKFIQVSIDWLKNKADATSWEHPQGIYYRSSGMALGGKVVSLFSGQGSQYLEMGRELVMNFPTMRRLHGCMDSLLLKDNLQPVSEIVFPHPVFNEAEKNAQIAALQRTEYAQPAIGVFSAGLYSILQQAGFKSDFVAGHSFGELTALWAAGVLSEADYLFLVKSRGQAMAAPEDPDHDAGSMLAVKEDMSKVTVVLRNFPQVTIANFNSPTQFVLAGPTAEIAKVRQALQEQGCTAVVLPVSAAFHTPLIAFAQKSFAIATKSVKFNQPQIPVFTNVTGKTYPQEPQAIQKILETHLANSVMFKQEIENIYAAGGYCFVEFGPRRILTNLVKDILGDRPHLTISLNPSTQKNSDRSLREAAVQLRVVGLSLKNLDPYQVEPILPPVEKKKALNVRLNGINYVSEKTKNAFTEALQNGHKVSLPAAPTVISTPEFSEIVVATPPVKENSTNGRVANPTDSLPEFSHNSTNSAPQPQMNPVILPTATAQETKMQPTPEKPVNYQRALESLEYLLTQFQQNQTENLQVHGTYLQHQTEYTKAFFQLMQQQNAVFGNSKSNDEAAQLQLVVKESVERGMMQFHSQQGETLRIHEQYLLEQLEYAKNFFQLIQQEYSQIISTQVTTQSTETVVTKTAPAPVVEIAPAPVAVIPEPAPVVETVSAPVAVIPAPAPVVETVPAPVAVIPAPAPVVETVPAPVAVIPAPAPVVETVSAPAPVSASNIDLAELGNNLLAITSDKTGYPVEMLEMDMDMEADLGIDSIKRVEILGALQDMYPDLPKPNLEELSEKRTIGEVVEYLQCQVSGSASVATQEVVLESVQSPLSLIPIGDKEIPSPVETTSPVVSTPFPTELETEPEIAATDDYADLGETLLSITSDKTGYPVEMLEMEMDMEADLGIDSIKRVEILGAMQDKYPNLPQPNIEELGDLRTIGQIVDYLQKLAGGEKKKPQQEFSYQPVQVIDGVTRRPAKLQFLPPPDSLDFALPEGHVSVITDDGSLTTSQLAQSLSDRGGKVVVLSFPPSIVPQQSLLPPGVNRVVLADMTEELLQHKLSAIATHFGTIGAFIHIHPVFEGSQTPAYSAQEKAIVKHVFFIAKHLKQTLNEVARYERSCFLTVNRLDGAFGLEHNIHPERSRRVNFTAIGAGLFGLTKTLKWEWPKVFTRAIDLSPAINAHQSAEYIIAEMHDPNLYISEVAYGSQGRVTLVASVEK, encoded by the coding sequence ATGTCTGCTTATTCAATTGATACGGCTTTGGCAGAGTTAGAGAGCCTTATCAAAAGTGTTGAGAAAACTTTGATTAGGTCAATAGACGAAAAAAAATTGCACAAGGAAAAACCCATGTCAGTTAACAAAATTAATAGAAGATTAGAACAAAATCCGATAGCCATTGTCGGTATGGCTTCTCTGTTACCTCAAGCTAGAAATTTGCGGGAATACTGGCAAAATATCGTTAACAAAATTGATTGTATTACTGATATCCCGGCTACACATTGGAGCGTCGAAGATTATTACGACCCCAACCCCAGAACTCCTGAAGATAAAACCTACTGTAAAAGAGGTGGGTTTATTCCAGAGATTGATTTTAACCCAATGGAGTTTGGCATTCCTCCCAGCATCTTGGAAGTTACAGATATTTCCCAGCTATTAAGTTTGGTGATTGCTAAAGAAGCAATGGAAGATGCTGGTTATGGTGAGTCGCGTGAGTTTAGCCGCGAAAAGATTGGGGTAATTTTAGGGGTGGCGATGGCCAAGCAATTGGGAATGCCACTTTCGGCTCGATTAGAGTATCCTGTTTGGGAAAAGGCTCTTAAAAGCAGTGGTATTTCTGATCAAGATACCCAAAAAATTATCGAAAAAATTAAAAGCGCCTATATCAAATGGGATGAAAATGCTTTTCCTGGAATGTTGGCGAATGTTGTGGCTGGAAGAATTGCCAACCGCTTGAATTTTGGCGGCACAAATTGTGTAGTTGATGCGGCTTGTGCTAGTTCCTTTGGCGCTTTGAAAATGGCTATTAGCGAACTGGTGGAACATCGCGCTGATATGATGCTGACTGGTGGTGTTGACACTGACAACACTATCATGGCTTACATTTCTTTCAGCAAAACACCAGCCGTTTCTCCCAGTGAAAACGCCAAACCTTTTGATGCTAAATCGGATGGGATGTTGCTGGGTGAAGGTGTTTGTATGTATGTCCTCAAACGCTTGGAAGATGCGGAACGGGACAATGATAAAATTTATGCGGTGATTAAAGGGATTGGTACTTCTAGCGATGGTCGCTACAAGAGTATTTATGCTCCCCGCAAGGAAGGCCAAGTCAAGGCTTTGGAACGTGCTTATGATGATGCTGGCTTTTCTCCTGCGACTGTGGGGTTAATGGAAGCCCACGGGACTGGGACAATGGCTGGCGACCCCATCGAATTTGGTTCTTTAAAAGACTTCTTTAGCCAACATGATTCCCAAAGACAGCATATTGCTTTGGGTAGTGTGAAGTCTCAAATTGGACATACGAAAGCGGCTGCTGGGGCTGCAAGTTTGATTAAAACTGCTTTGGCTTTGCATCACAAAGTTTTACCCGCAACCATCAATATTACTGAACCAAATCCTAAACTGGATATCAAAAATTCATCATTTTATTTGAATACCCAAACCAGACCTTGGATAAGGGCGGAAGGTGAAGCGCCAAGACGGGCTGGTGTGAGTTCTTTCGGTTTTGGTGGGACAAATTATCACGTTGTTTTGGAAGAATACGACACCGCAGAAAATCTTCCCTATCGTTTACACAGTACCGCCCGTGAGGTGCTACTGTTTGCGAATAATCCGGCTCAACTTTTGCGTAAATGTGAAGAAACTCTGGGTAAGTTACAAGCAGAGGGTGGTGAAAGACATTTTGCTGCATTAGTTCAAGAATGTCAGTCGGTGGAGATTCCCCAGGTTGCTGCTAGGGTGGGATTTGTCGCTGAGAATCTGCAAGAAGCCTGCAAGTTTATACAAGTTAGTATTGACTGGCTGAAAAATAAAGCTGACGCAACATCTTGGGAACATCCCCAAGGTATTTATTACCGTTCTTCTGGAATGGCTTTGGGCGGAAAGGTTGTTTCTCTGTTTTCTGGACAAGGTTCGCAATATCTGGAAATGGGGCGGGAATTGGTGATGAACTTTCCTACTATGCGCCGTTTACATGGCTGTATGGATAGTTTGTTACTTAAAGATAATTTGCAGCCTGTTTCGGAAATTGTGTTTCCTCATCCTGTGTTTAATGAGGCGGAAAAAAATGCCCAAATTGCTGCATTACAACGCACAGAATACGCTCAACCTGCTATTGGGGTATTTAGCGCTGGTCTTTATTCTATATTGCAACAAGCGGGATTTAAATCTGATTTTGTGGCGGGACACAGCTTTGGAGAATTGACAGCTTTATGGGCTGCTGGGGTTTTGAGTGAAGCAGATTACTTGTTTCTCGTGAAGTCTAGAGGTCAAGCTATGGCTGCGCCAGAAGACCCAGACCATGATGCTGGTAGTATGTTGGCTGTGAAGGAAGATATGAGCAAAGTTACTGTGGTACTGCGGAATTTTCCCCAGGTGACTATTGCTAATTTTAATTCTCCGACACAATTTGTCTTGGCTGGTCCGACGGCGGAAATCGCTAAGGTGAGACAAGCTTTACAGGAACAAGGTTGTACGGCTGTGGTTTTACCTGTGTCTGCTGCTTTCCACACGCCGTTGATTGCTTTTGCTCAAAAATCTTTTGCGATCGCCACTAAATCTGTTAAATTCAATCAGCCTCAAATTCCTGTCTTTACCAACGTTACAGGTAAAACCTACCCCCAAGAACCCCAAGCAATTCAAAAAATTCTGGAAACTCACCTGGCTAATTCGGTGATGTTTAAGCAGGAAATCGAAAATATCTATGCTGCTGGTGGTTATTGCTTTGTGGAATTTGGTCCCCGGCGGATTTTGACTAATTTGGTCAAAGATATTTTAGGCGATCGCCCACATCTTACCATCTCTTTGAACCCCAGCACTCAAAAGAACAGCGATCGCTCTCTGAGAGAAGCGGCTGTACAGTTACGTGTAGTGGGCTTATCTTTGAAAAACCTCGATCCTTATCAAGTTGAACCTATACTACCTCCTGTTGAGAAGAAGAAAGCCTTAAATGTGCGTTTAAACGGCATTAACTATGTGTCCGAAAAAACCAAGAACGCTTTTACTGAAGCTTTGCAGAACGGACATAAAGTTAGTTTACCTGCTGCGCCCACTGTCATCTCTACACCTGAGTTTTCTGAAATTGTAGTAGCAACTCCACCAGTGAAAGAGAATAGCACTAATGGACGTGTTGCCAATCCTACAGATAGTCTGCCCGAATTTTCACATAACTCTACTAATTCTGCACCCCAGCCTCAAATGAATCCTGTGATTCTTCCTACAGCAACAGCCCAGGAGACAAAGATGCAACCAACACCAGAAAAACCTGTAAATTACCAACGGGCGTTAGAAAGTTTAGAATATTTGCTCACACAGTTCCAGCAAAATCAAACCGAAAATCTACAAGTCCACGGGACTTATCTGCAACATCAGACGGAATACACCAAAGCGTTTTTCCAATTGATGCAGCAACAAAACGCTGTATTTGGTAACAGCAAATCTAACGACGAAGCTGCACAACTCCAGCTAGTTGTCAAGGAAAGTGTGGAACGTGGGATGATGCAGTTTCACAGCCAACAAGGTGAAACCCTACGCATCCATGAGCAATATCTTCTGGAACAGTTAGAATACGCGAAGAACTTTTTCCAACTTATACAACAAGAGTATTCTCAAATTATCTCTACTCAGGTAACTACTCAGTCCACAGAGACAGTTGTTACTAAAACAGCACCAGCGCCAGTGGTAGAAATTGCACCCGCACCTGTAGCGGTGATACCAGAACCCGCGCCTGTGGTAGAAACAGTATCAGCACCTGTAGCGGTGATACCAGCACCCGCGCCAGTGGTAGAAACAGTACCCGCACCTGTAGCGGTGATACCAGCACCCGCGCCAGTGGTAGAAACAGTACCCGCACCTGTAGCGGTGATACCAGCACCCGCGCCTGTAGTCGAAACAGTATCAGCACCCGCGCCTGTATCTGCTTCTAATATTGATTTAGCGGAATTGGGTAACAACTTGTTAGCCATCACCAGCGATAAAACTGGCTACCCAGTCGAGATGCTGGAAATGGATATGGATATGGAGGCTGATTTAGGAATCGACTCTATTAAACGAGTGGAAATATTGGGCGCTTTACAGGATATGTACCCTGATTTACCCAAGCCAAATTTAGAAGAGTTATCAGAAAAACGCACCATTGGTGAAGTTGTAGAATATCTACAATGTCAAGTCTCTGGCAGTGCTTCTGTTGCTACTCAAGAAGTCGTGCTAGAATCAGTTCAATCCCCATTGTCCCTTATCCCCATAGGGGACAAAGAGATCCCCAGTCCCGTAGAGACGACCAGCCCGGTTGTCTCTACCCCCTTCCCCACAGAACTAGAAACAGAACCAGAAATAGCAGCTACCGATGATTACGCAGACTTGGGCGAAACCTTGTTAAGCATCACCAGTGATAAGACTGGCTACCCAGTAGAGATGCTAGAAATGGAAATGGATATGGAGGCTGATTTAGGAATTGACTCCATTAAACGGGTAGAAATATTGGGAGCGATGCAAGATAAGTACCCCAATTTACCCCAGCCTAATATAGAAGAACTGGGAGACCTCCGCACCATCGGTCAAATAGTTGATTATCTCCAGAAGCTCGCTGGGGGTGAAAAAAAAAAGCCTCAGCAGGAGTTTAGTTACCAGCCAGTCCAGGTAATTGACGGTGTGACACGGCGACCTGCTAAACTGCAATTCCTCCCACCACCGGATAGTTTAGATTTCGCTTTACCAGAGGGACACGTGAGTGTAATTACTGACGATGGTTCCCTCACCACTTCACAATTAGCTCAAAGTTTAAGCGATCGCGGTGGGAAAGTGGTAGTTTTAAGTTTCCCCCCATCAATTGTTCCCCAACAGTCGCTTTTACCACCCGGAGTGAATCGCGTAGTCCTCGCAGATATGACTGAAGAATTACTCCAACATAAATTATCTGCGATCGCGACTCACTTCGGTACAATTGGCGCTTTCATCCATATTCATCCGGTATTTGAGGGAAGTCAGACACCTGCTTACTCAGCACAAGAAAAGGCGATTGTCAAGCACGTGTTCTTTATAGCGAAACATCTCAAGCAAACTCTCAACGAAGTAGCGCGTTATGAACGCAGTTGTTTCTTAACTGTCAATCGTTTAGATGGAGCCTTTGGCTTAGAGCATAACATTCACCCTGAGCGAAGCCGAAGGGTTAACTTCACAGCCATTGGTGCAGGATTATTTGGATTAACCAAAACTCTGAAGTGGGAATGGCCAAAAGTATTTACTCGCGCCATTGATTTGAGTCCAGCTATAAACGCTCATCAGTCAGCAGAATATATTATCGCTGAAATGCACGACCCGAATCTTTATATCAGTGAAGTTGCTTACGGTTCACAGGGACGTGTAACCTTAGTTGCTTCAGTCGAGAAGTAA
- a CDS encoding ParB N-terminal domain-containing protein: MPIVSIDQIRIGLNRRPVKGEKVKELKESIQANGLLNPITVDQKLNLIAGLHRLTACKLLGLEAVECHIVNYENSDQSRLAEIDENLIRNELEPLERSELWFERDEILGRMGLRAKVGDNQHTSQGGEIISPPLKRTVELAREVGYSERTFQHGKQIAKCIHSDVKEIIKGSPIADSPTALLKIARAGSRERILAQESQKAWELAQVRGDAVESARLAQLIVEARAKQKDLQLLAYNSAMAQREAKLALKKGQRQPEPSASDQLSVKIGEEWMLGRHLVYCDHTASSKFRNLLPSDAALAIATLSQTWEHNYLIDEARVVAVLRSEGHIYDFYRHSQMPFQYELVLGNLYVGIFSHQSIPQPQTPINIDGVEGIVNYLINLYTNQNNFVIAPFMGNGEILIACERMGRICFIGDENPQLVNRGIMRWQKWTGKLPQKLGLVS, translated from the coding sequence ATGCCTATAGTGTCCATAGATCAAATTCGGATTGGTCTTAATCGCCGTCCGGTTAAGGGCGAAAAGGTTAAGGAGTTGAAGGAGTCCATTCAGGCTAATGGTTTGTTAAATCCGATTACGGTAGACCAAAAGCTGAATTTGATTGCTGGGCTACATCGTTTGACGGCGTGCAAACTTTTGGGGCTTGAGGCTGTTGAGTGTCATATTGTTAACTATGAAAATTCTGATCAATCTCGTTTGGCGGAAATTGATGAAAATTTGATTCGCAATGAGTTGGAACCACTGGAGCGTTCGGAATTGTGGTTTGAGCGAGATGAAATTTTAGGGCGGATGGGTTTAAGGGCAAAGGTTGGCGATAATCAACATACATCTCAAGGTGGTGAAATCATTTCACCACCTCTAAAACGAACTGTGGAGTTAGCCAGAGAGGTTGGTTACTCTGAACGCACTTTTCAGCACGGTAAGCAAATTGCTAAATGTATTCACTCAGATGTTAAAGAAATCATTAAGGGTTCCCCAATTGCTGATAGTCCGACTGCGCTACTGAAGATAGCTAGGGCTGGTAGTAGGGAACGGATTTTGGCTCAGGAGTCTCAAAAGGCTTGGGAGTTAGCCCAGGTGAGGGGTGATGCAGTAGAATCTGCAAGATTAGCTCAATTGATTGTGGAAGCTAGGGCGAAGCAAAAAGATTTACAGCTTTTGGCTTACAACAGTGCTATGGCGCAACGGGAAGCTAAGTTGGCGCTCAAAAAAGGTCAACGTCAGCCAGAACCAAGCGCTAGTGATCAACTTAGTGTAAAAATTGGTGAGGAATGGATGCTGGGACGGCATTTGGTGTATTGTGATCATACTGCTAGTTCCAAGTTTAGAAACCTGTTACCATCAGATGCTGCTTTAGCGATCGCTACCCTGTCTCAGACTTGGGAGCATAATTACTTAATAGATGAAGCGCGGGTGGTGGCGGTGTTGCGTTCTGAGGGTCATATTTATGATTTTTATCGCCATAGCCAAATGCCTTTTCAATATGAATTAGTTCTAGGTAATCTTTATGTGGGCATTTTTTCTCACCAATCAATACCTCAGCCACAGACACCAATTAATATTGACGGAGTAGAAGGTATTGTCAATTACTTAATTAATTTATATACAAATCAGAATAATTTTGTCATTGCTCCATTTATGGGAAACGGTGAAATTCTGATTGCTTGTGAAAGAATGGGGCGCATCTGTTTTATTGGCGATGAAAATCCCCAATTGGTGAATCGGGGTATCATGCGGTGGCAGAAATGGACTGGTAAACTACCGCAGAAACTTGGCTTGGTGTCTTAG
- a CDS encoding ABC exporter membrane fusion protein codes for MAANKERQLFTKPLGRWRIILAASITLATGLVTFYIFSQNPFSPQVQTPPEKLPKTTATPTPPAKLAVTALGRLQPEGEVTKLSAPNSVNGVRVEKTLVKEGEEVKAGQVLAYLENYARSTAALQQALDQLEVAKARLAQVQSGAKPGDIAAQKAAIARLESQLKGDIAAQQATINRIQAEVDNAQSENNRHQQLYKDGAISASVADTKALQLKTVQQQLIEAKANLNRTQNTLQDQLKESKARLTSISEVRTVDIELAQTEVNSAVTAIKQAKADQELTYLKSPINGQILKLHAKTGEVISNAGFAEIGKISQMYVIAEVYQTDIQKVKLGQTATINSNAFPGKIQGTVSEIGWQIDRQSIFSLNPAADTDRRIVEVKISINNPADSQRVARLTNLQVDVAIQL; via the coding sequence ATGGCAGCAAACAAAGAACGCCAGTTATTCACAAAACCCCTCGGTCGGTGGCGAATAATTTTGGCAGCTTCTATCACTTTAGCGACTGGATTAGTAACTTTTTACATTTTTTCACAAAATCCATTTAGCCCTCAAGTTCAAACTCCCCCAGAAAAATTGCCAAAGACTACCGCTACCCCTACCCCTCCTGCCAAACTTGCGGTGACAGCTTTGGGACGTTTGCAACCAGAGGGTGAAGTGACTAAATTATCTGCGCCCAATTCAGTTAACGGTGTGCGGGTTGAAAAAACCTTAGTCAAGGAAGGAGAAGAAGTTAAAGCTGGGCAAGTATTGGCATATTTAGAAAATTATGCTCGTTCCACAGCCGCCCTGCAACAGGCTTTAGATCAACTCGAAGTTGCTAAAGCTAGACTAGCACAAGTTCAGTCTGGAGCTAAACCAGGAGATATTGCCGCCCAAAAAGCTGCGATCGCTCGTTTAGAGTCACAATTAAAAGGAGACATTGCGGCTCAACAGGCCACAATTAACCGCATCCAGGCCGAAGTAGATAACGCCCAAAGCGAAAACAATAGACATCAGCAATTATACAAAGACGGTGCTATTTCCGCCTCAGTAGCAGATACTAAAGCTTTGCAACTCAAAACTGTACAACAGCAGCTCATAGAAGCCAAAGCCAACCTCAACCGCACTCAAAACACCCTTCAAGACCAACTCAAAGAAAGTAAAGCCAGACTGACCAGTATTAGCGAAGTACGTACCGTTGATATAGAATTGGCACAAACTGAAGTGAATAGTGCTGTAACCGCCATCAAACAAGCAAAAGCAGACCAAGAATTAACTTACCTAAAATCTCCCATAAATGGCCAAATTTTAAAACTTCACGCCAAAACAGGAGAAGTAATTAGCAACGCTGGATTTGCGGAAATAGGTAAAATATCGCAAATGTATGTAATCGCAGAAGTTTATCAAACTGATATTCAAAAAGTCAAATTAGGTCAAACAGCTACCATTAATAGCAATGCCTTTCCTGGTAAAATACAGGGAACAGTCAGCGAAATTGGTTGGCAAATTGACAGACAAAGCATATTCAGTCTGAATCCCGCAGCAGATACAGACCGCAGAATAGTTGAAGTAAAAATCAGCATTAATAATCCCGCAGATAGTCAAAGGGTCGCCCGTTTAACCAACTTACAAGTAGATGTAGCCATTCAACTCTAA
- the devC gene encoding ABC transporter permease DevC: protein MNFKIPLAWLQLAQQKVRFVVAVAGIAFIVLLTFIQLGFQDALYSSATALHQNLRGDLFLVSSQYKSLTATQSFSRSRLYQTLGFDGVESVSPIYLQFAKLKNPKTGEKYSIYVIGFDPGKSVFNIPEVAENLDKLKIPDIVLFDRISRPEFGPIATNFDAGNTEQTIEIFPFDAPIGYRVRVGGLFSLGPSFGVDGNLIVSDSTFLRINPNTRPAEMIDIGVITLNAGVNPNTVLQKLKASLPNDIQIFTRQGFIDFEKEYWAVRTPIGFILNLMLTMASVVGVVIVYQILYSNIANQLIAYATLKAIGYANGYLLNIVFQQALILALLGYIPGFLFSIGLYSFAMEVTKLPIMMTANNAIIVLVSAVLMCITSGSLAINKLRSADPADIF, encoded by the coding sequence ATGAATTTTAAAATTCCTTTAGCGTGGCTACAGCTAGCCCAACAAAAAGTTCGGTTTGTGGTAGCTGTAGCTGGAATTGCTTTTATTGTGCTGCTGACCTTCATCCAACTTGGCTTTCAAGACGCACTTTATTCTAGTGCTACTGCACTGCATCAAAATCTCCGAGGCGATTTATTTTTAGTGAGTTCGCAATATAAATCCTTAACCGCAACTCAAAGTTTTTCCCGGAGTCGTTTATACCAAACCTTGGGATTTGATGGTGTAGAGTCAGTTAGCCCCATATATTTGCAATTTGCGAAATTAAAAAACCCAAAGACTGGAGAAAAATATTCCATCTATGTGATTGGCTTTGACCCCGGAAAATCTGTATTTAATATCCCCGAAGTTGCGGAAAATTTAGATAAACTCAAAATTCCTGATATTGTCTTGTTTGATCGAATTTCCCGCCCAGAATTTGGCCCCATCGCCACCAATTTTGATGCGGGAAATACTGAGCAGACCATTGAAATATTTCCCTTTGATGCTCCCATTGGTTACAGAGTCAGAGTCGGAGGCTTATTCAGCTTAGGGCCTTCCTTTGGTGTAGATGGTAACTTAATTGTCAGCGATTCAACCTTTCTCCGGATAAATCCTAATACTCGTCCAGCCGAAATGATTGATATTGGTGTCATCACCCTAAATGCTGGGGTAAATCCCAACACAGTTTTGCAAAAATTAAAAGCAAGTTTACCTAATGATATCCAAATTTTTACTCGTCAAGGCTTTATTGATTTTGAGAAAGAGTATTGGGCTGTGAGAACACCCATTGGTTTTATACTTAACCTCATGCTGACAATGGCTTCTGTGGTTGGGGTAGTAATTGTCTATCAAATTCTTTACAGCAATATTGCTAATCAATTGATTGCCTATGCAACTTTAAAAGCTATTGGATATGCCAATGGATATCTATTAAATATAGTTTTTCAACAAGCATTAATCTTAGCTTTATTAGGTTATATCCCAGGCTTTCTCTTTTCCATAGGCTTATATAGTTTCGCTATGGAAGTGACTAAATTACCGATTATGATGACGGCGAATAATGCCATCATTGTTTTAGTATCAGCAGTTTTGATGTGCATAACTTCTGGGTCACTGGCTATCAATAAACTTCGTTCCGCAGACCCGGCTGATATTTTTTAG
- a CDS encoding NAD-dependent epimerase/dehydratase family protein: MNLQNKTLLITGIDEFVGLRAAELAIAQGMKVRGLQSSADVNKTAQNLGIEIIVGSITDANTAQKACQGIDIVLHNAQIAQEAGAIKEFREVNVGGTVNIAKAAKNAGVKTFVHLSSVMVYGFNYVDGVTEAGTLSGENNPYCQTKIEAETELLPLNSPPDFGVIIIRAGDVYGPGSNSWVVRPISMMRQKLFAYANDGKGVMNHVYVDNLIDAVFLAIEKETYGEIFNITDGQETSWKEYFLRLAAMEGLAAPMSLPKDEMKLFLKLRAQGQKLFRKKADILPESVDFMSRPFAYSIAKAQNLLDYKPKIDLEDGLRLTQEWLKKNDI; encoded by the coding sequence ATGAACCTCCAAAATAAAACTCTCTTAATCACTGGTATTGATGAATTTGTCGGGTTGCGCGCCGCAGAACTAGCGATAGCGCAAGGAATGAAAGTTCGGGGACTACAAAGTTCTGCTGATGTGAATAAAACAGCCCAAAATTTGGGTATTGAGATAATTGTTGGTAGCATTACCGATGCTAATACTGCCCAAAAAGCTTGTCAGGGTATAGATATTGTTTTACATAACGCTCAAATTGCTCAAGAAGCTGGCGCAATTAAAGAATTTCGTGAGGTAAATGTTGGCGGTACGGTCAATATAGCTAAAGCTGCAAAAAATGCTGGGGTGAAAACTTTTGTCCATCTTTCTAGTGTGATGGTTTACGGCTTTAATTATGTTGATGGTGTTACAGAAGCTGGGACTCTCTCCGGTGAAAATAATCCCTACTGTCAGACAAAAATCGAAGCCGAAACCGAACTTTTACCCCTAAATTCTCCCCCAGATTTTGGTGTAATCATTATTCGGGCTGGAGATGTTTATGGCCCTGGAAGTAATTCTTGGGTAGTTCGACCAATTTCGATGATGCGCCAAAAATTATTTGCTTATGCTAATGATGGGAAAGGAGTGATGAATCATGTATATGTAGATAACTTGATTGATGCGGTTTTTCTAGCAATTGAAAAAGAAACTTATGGGGAAATTTTTAACATTACCGATGGTCAAGAAACGTCCTGGAAAGAGTATTTTCTGCGTTTAGCAGCAATGGAAGGTTTAGCTGCGCCCATGTCTTTACCCAAAGATGAAATGAAGTTATTTCTCAAGCTTCGCGCCCAAGGACAAAAACTTTTTCGCAAAAAAGCTGATATTTTGCCAGAGTCTGTAGATTTTATGAGTCGTCCTTTTGCTTATTCCATTGCTAAGGCACAAAATCTGTTAGATTACAAACCAAAAATTGACTTAGAAGATGGTTTGCGACTAACACAAGAATGGCTCAAGAAAAATGATATCTAA